A genomic region of Pseudomonas sp. KU43P contains the following coding sequences:
- a CDS encoding MFS transporter encodes MSDSTPQLLRQHRPFMAFWLARVFTASGFQMLTVAIGWHLYQLTGNVLDLGLVGLVEFAPRVLFMLHTGHVADRYDRRKVAALCQTLQGLIALALALGSATDNVSRELIFALAFLLGAARSFEMPATQALLPNVVPPGLFPRAVAASASATQAATIVAPAVGGFLYAFGSIWVYGPTVVLYVIACGLMLSLDSRQQVPQRGRASLESLLAGIRFIRSRPDILGAISLDLFAVLLGGATALLPVFAKDILLTGPWGLGLLRSAPAVGALLMSLWLARFPVERRVGRTMFTAVGVFGVATIAFGLSTSFWFSLAVLVVLGAADMISMVIRGAFVQLETPDEMRGRVSAVNGLFIGASNQLGEFESGVTAHWFGTVPAVVLGGVGTLVVTGVWIKLFPSLAKRDRLHNG; translated from the coding sequence ATGTCCGATTCCACACCGCAGTTGTTGCGCCAGCACCGCCCCTTCATGGCCTTTTGGCTGGCCCGCGTGTTCACCGCCAGCGGCTTCCAGATGCTCACCGTGGCGATTGGCTGGCACCTCTACCAACTGACCGGCAATGTGCTCGACCTGGGCCTGGTAGGCCTGGTGGAATTCGCCCCACGGGTGCTGTTCATGCTGCACACCGGGCATGTCGCCGACCGCTACGACCGGCGCAAGGTCGCTGCTCTGTGTCAGACCCTGCAAGGGCTGATCGCCCTGGCCCTGGCACTGGGCAGCGCCACCGACAACGTCAGCCGCGAACTGATCTTCGCCCTCGCCTTCCTGCTGGGTGCAGCCCGATCGTTCGAGATGCCGGCAACCCAGGCGCTGTTGCCCAACGTGGTGCCGCCTGGGCTGTTCCCACGGGCGGTCGCGGCGTCGGCATCGGCGACCCAGGCGGCCACCATCGTGGCTCCGGCGGTGGGCGGTTTCCTGTATGCGTTCGGCAGCATCTGGGTGTATGGCCCGACTGTGGTCCTGTACGTCATTGCCTGCGGGCTGATGCTGAGCCTCGATTCGCGTCAGCAAGTGCCCCAGCGCGGCCGTGCCAGCCTGGAGTCGCTGCTGGCGGGCATCCGCTTCATTCGCAGCCGGCCAGACATTCTCGGGGCGATTTCCCTCGACCTGTTCGCTGTGTTGCTGGGGGGCGCCACCGCGCTGCTGCCGGTGTTCGCCAAGGACATCCTGCTCACCGGCCCCTGGGGCCTGGGCCTGCTGCGCTCGGCTCCGGCGGTGGGGGCGCTGCTGATGTCGTTGTGGCTGGCACGGTTCCCGGTCGAGCGGCGGGTGGGCCGCACCATGTTCACTGCGGTCGGGGTGTTTGGCGTGGCAACCATCGCCTTCGGCCTGTCGACCTCGTTCTGGTTCTCGCTGGCGGTGCTGGTGGTGCTGGGCGCGGCGGACATGATCAGCATGGTGATCCGTGGCGCCTTCGTGCAACTTGAGACGCCGGATGAGATGCGCGGGCGAGTCAGTGCGGTGAACGGGCTGTTCATCGGTGCCTCGAATCAGCTCGGCGAGTTCGAATCCGGGGTTACGGCGCACTGGTTTGGGACGGTGCCGGCGGTGGTGCTTGGGGGCGTGGGCACGCTTGTGGTGACGGGGGTGTGGATAAAACTGTTCCCGAGCCTGGCCAAGCGGGATCGGTTGCACAATGGCTGA
- the trmA gene encoding tRNA (uridine(54)-C5)-methyltransferase TrmA, producing the protein MSAVFDPSAYDAQLQAKVARLRELLAPFGAPEPAVFDSPRTHYRLRAEFRLWREDGQRHYAMFAPGEKHKAILIDDFPIASERINALMPRLKAAWQASEELSNRLFQVEFLTTLAGDAMVTMCYHRPLDDAWEVAARQLAEELGVSLIGRSKGKRLVIGRDYAVEKLDVAGRVFSYRQPEGAFTQPNGAVNQKMLSWAFETIGERDDDLLELYCGNGNFTLPLATRVRQVLATEISKTSVNAALSNLDENAVDNVRLVRLSAEELTQALNEVRPFRRLEGIDLKSYAFGTVFVDPPRAGMDPDTCELTRRFERILYISCNPETLAQNIAQLQDTHRIERCALFDQFPYTHHMESGVLLVRR; encoded by the coding sequence ATGAGTGCTGTCTTCGACCCAAGCGCCTACGACGCGCAACTCCAGGCCAAGGTCGCCCGCCTGCGCGAACTGCTGGCCCCCTTCGGTGCGCCGGAGCCTGCGGTCTTCGACTCGCCGCGTACGCACTATCGCCTGCGCGCGGAGTTTCGCCTGTGGCGCGAGGACGGCCAGCGCCACTACGCGATGTTCGCCCCGGGCGAGAAGCACAAGGCCATTCTGATCGATGACTTCCCCATCGCCAGCGAGCGCATCAACGCGCTGATGCCGCGCCTGAAGGCGGCCTGGCAGGCCAGTGAGGAACTGAGCAACCGCCTGTTCCAGGTCGAGTTCCTCACCACCCTGGCAGGCGACGCGATGGTCACGATGTGCTACCACCGCCCGCTGGATGACGCCTGGGAAGTGGCGGCGCGGCAGCTGGCCGAAGAGCTCGGCGTCAGCCTCATCGGCCGCTCCAAGGGCAAACGCCTGGTCATCGGCCGCGACTACGCCGTGGAGAAACTCGACGTGGCCGGCCGGGTGTTCAGCTATCGCCAGCCGGAAGGCGCATTCACCCAGCCTAATGGCGCAGTGAACCAGAAGATGCTGAGCTGGGCGTTCGAGACCATCGGCGAGCGCGACGACGACCTGCTGGAGTTGTACTGCGGCAACGGCAACTTCACCCTGCCGCTGGCCACCCGCGTGCGCCAGGTGCTGGCCACCGAGATCAGCAAAACCTCGGTCAACGCCGCCCTGAGCAACCTCGACGAGAACGCTGTGGATAACGTGCGCCTGGTGCGCCTGTCGGCGGAAGAGCTGACCCAGGCGCTGAACGAGGTTCGTCCGTTCCGGCGCCTGGAAGGCATCGACCTGAAAAGCTACGCATTCGGCACCGTGTTCGTCGACCCGCCGCGCGCCGGCATGGACCCGGACACCTGCGAGCTGACCCGCCGTTTCGAACGCATCCTGTACATCTCGTGCAACCCCGAGACCCTGGCGCAGAACATCGCCCAGCTGCAAGATACCCACCGTATCGAACGCTGCGCGCTGTTCGACCAGTTCCCGTACACCCATCACATGGAAAGCGGGGTACTGCTGGTTCGGCGCTGA
- a CDS encoding cupin domain-containing protein: MKAVQAMIAILTLGTLAIGVSAEEKSISVTDSTALKWQDVPNTQGAVSYANVEGDIFGKGPYSAYVKFRKGTDNGLHQHSQTLPTVVLGGTFYAVIDGKRIEYPAGSYYKLPADLVHESGCTAAADCLLFQYQADAFDLKPVKG, translated from the coding sequence ATGAAAGCAGTGCAGGCGATGATCGCGATCTTGACCCTCGGTACCCTGGCTATCGGCGTCAGCGCGGAGGAAAAAAGCATTTCGGTGACCGACAGTACGGCATTGAAGTGGCAGGACGTGCCCAATACCCAGGGCGCCGTGAGTTATGCCAACGTCGAGGGCGATATCTTTGGCAAGGGGCCTTATTCGGCCTATGTGAAATTCAGGAAGGGGACAGACAATGGCCTGCACCAGCATAGCCAGACGTTGCCGACCGTGGTTTTGGGTGGGACTTTCTATGCGGTGATCGATGGCAAGCGCATCGAGTATCCGGCCGGGTCCTATTACAAACTGCCGGCCGACCTGGTGCATGAGAGCGGCTGCACTGCTGCAGCCGACTGCCTGTTGTTCCAGTACCAGGCTGATGCGTTTGACCTGAAGCCTGTGAAAGGCTGA
- a CDS encoding NCS2 family permease, with amino-acid sequence MLERLFQLRAHNTNVRTEILAGVTTFLAMAYILFVNPSILGETGMDKGAIFVATCLAAAIGSTTMGLIANYPIALAPGMGLNAFFTYTVVLHMGHTWQVALGAVFLSAVMFFLLSIFRIREWIVNSIPLPLRSAIAAGIGLFLALIALHNAGIVVDNPATLVGLGDLKQPAPILATLGFFLIVGLESLKVRGAVLIGILAVTVASIVMGVTPFGGIVSMPPSLAPTFLQLDIAGALDVGLVSVIFAFLFVDLFDNSGTLIGVAKRAGLMGKDGHMPKMGRALIADSTAAMAGSLLGTSTTTSYIESAAGVSAGGRTGLTAIVVAVLFLLALFFAPLAGSVPAFATAPALLFVAVLMASGLAEINWDDVTEAAPVVVTALAMPLTYSIANGIAFGFISWTAVKLISGRHRDLNPALVILSILFVIKLGWFNA; translated from the coding sequence ATGCTGGAAAGGCTGTTTCAACTAAGAGCACACAACACCAATGTGCGCACCGAGATTCTCGCGGGCGTCACCACCTTCCTGGCCATGGCCTACATCCTGTTCGTCAACCCGAGCATCCTCGGCGAAACCGGCATGGACAAGGGCGCGATCTTCGTCGCCACCTGCCTGGCCGCGGCCATCGGTTCGACGACCATGGGCCTGATCGCCAACTACCCGATCGCCCTGGCGCCGGGAATGGGCCTGAACGCCTTCTTCACCTATACGGTGGTGCTGCACATGGGCCACACCTGGCAGGTGGCGCTGGGCGCGGTGTTCCTGTCGGCGGTGATGTTCTTCCTGCTGTCGATCTTCCGTATCCGCGAATGGATCGTGAACAGCATTCCGCTGCCCTTGCGCTCAGCCATCGCAGCCGGTATCGGCCTGTTCCTGGCACTGATCGCCCTGCATAACGCCGGCATCGTCGTCGATAACCCGGCCACCTTGGTGGGCCTGGGCGACCTCAAGCAGCCCGCGCCGATCCTTGCTACCTTGGGTTTCTTCCTGATCGTCGGCCTCGAGTCGCTGAAAGTGCGCGGTGCAGTGCTGATCGGCATTCTCGCCGTAACCGTCGCCTCGATCGTGATGGGCGTGACGCCGTTCGGCGGCATCGTCTCCATGCCACCGTCGCTGGCCCCCACCTTCCTCCAGCTGGACATCGCCGGTGCCCTGGATGTGGGCCTGGTCAGCGTGATCTTCGCCTTCCTGTTCGTCGACCTGTTCGACAACTCCGGCACCCTGATCGGTGTGGCCAAGCGCGCCGGCCTGATGGGCAAGGACGGGCACATGCCGAAGATGGGCCGCGCCCTGATCGCCGACAGCACTGCGGCCATGGCAGGCTCCCTGCTGGGCACCTCGACCACCACCAGCTACATCGAATCGGCAGCTGGCGTGAGCGCCGGTGGCCGCACCGGCCTGACCGCCATCGTGGTCGCCGTGTTGTTCCTGCTGGCGCTGTTCTTCGCCCCGCTGGCCGGTAGCGTGCCAGCCTTCGCCACCGCCCCCGCGCTGCTGTTCGTCGCGGTGCTGATGGCCTCGGGCCTGGCCGAAATAAACTGGGACGACGTCACCGAAGCCGCGCCAGTGGTGGTGACTGCTCTGGCCATGCCGCTGACTTATTCGATCGCCAACGGTATCGCCTTCGGCTTCATTTCCTGGACCGCCGTCAAGCTGATCTCGGGCCGCCACCGCGACCTGAACCCGGCACTGGTGATCCTTTCCATCCTGTTCGTGATCAAGTTGGGCTGGTTCAACGCATGA
- a CDS encoding LysR family transcriptional regulator — protein MDQFSAMQTFRRVVDLGSFSAAASQAGVSHTVLSRQVKQLERHLGTQLLTRTTRRLHLTEAGALFYRHCVQILEQMQAMALELSEHQQQPSGNLRLGVATAFGELELGSWLPDFVERHPLLQIELHCSDRFVDLLEEEIDVCLRVTDHLPDSSLVARRLASSEVMLVASPGYLERHGAPTSPDELASHALLGYSQLLHPQRLQLTSADGEQRDILMPRRLSANSPMALRAAAIGGLGIASFDRFIVHDALLDGRLVRLLENWKLPARSLYAVYPQSRYLAPKVRALLDYVQAYYSQARWQS, from the coding sequence ATGGACCAGTTCAGTGCCATGCAAACCTTCCGCCGGGTCGTCGACCTCGGCAGCTTCAGCGCCGCCGCCAGCCAGGCGGGCGTGTCGCATACCGTGCTGTCCCGCCAGGTGAAGCAGCTCGAACGTCACCTCGGCACCCAGTTGCTCACCCGCACCACCCGCCGCCTGCACCTGACAGAGGCCGGTGCGCTGTTCTATCGTCACTGCGTGCAGATCCTCGAACAGATGCAGGCCATGGCCCTGGAACTGTCCGAACATCAGCAACAGCCCAGCGGCAACCTGCGCCTAGGCGTGGCCACGGCGTTCGGCGAGCTGGAACTGGGGAGCTGGTTACCGGACTTCGTCGAGCGTCACCCGCTGCTGCAGATCGAGCTGCACTGCAGCGACCGTTTCGTCGATCTGCTGGAGGAAGAGATCGATGTGTGCCTGCGGGTTACCGACCACCTGCCGGACTCCAGCCTGGTCGCCCGCCGGCTGGCCAGCAGTGAAGTGATGCTGGTGGCCTCCCCGGGTTACCTGGAACGCCACGGCGCGCCGACCAGCCCTGATGAACTGGCCAGCCATGCCCTGCTCGGCTACAGCCAGCTGCTGCACCCGCAGCGCCTGCAACTCACCAGCGCCGATGGTGAACAGCGCGACATCCTCATGCCTCGGCGGCTGAGCGCCAACTCGCCGATGGCCCTGCGGGCCGCCGCGATTGGCGGTCTGGGCATCGCCAGCTTCGACCGATTCATCGTTCATGATGCACTGCTGGACGGGCGGTTGGTGCGGCTGCTGGAGAACTGGAAGCTGCCCGCGCGCAGCCTGTATGCGGTTTATCCACAGAGCCGCTACCTCGCGCCCAAGGTACGGGCGCTGCTGGATTACGTTCAGGCTTACTACTCGCAGGCGAGATGGCAATCCTGA